The Solibacillus sp. FSL R7-0682 genome includes a window with the following:
- a CDS encoding branched-chain amino acid ABC transporter permease, producing MMKQPTILSKSNLVYVLLVVLMVVLPLVSDSRTLTILLTQFCIFAILAMSYDILLGYTGIISFGHAMFFGMGAYTTAIMLSDFGPSIGIFMASIAVGVVLSMIVSVVSGALTLRLKKHFYAMFTMAISGLFLVFAEKWRTVTKGNDGFTFRAPEIFRERLYFYFFVLVCLVVIFILLKRFVASPFGKVLVAVRENEQRTRSLGFKTLGYKVIASVVAGAVASVAGSLYAVSLRFVNTSVMTMDITLDALLMTIIGGVGTLIGPILGAGVIEFAQHYLSGLARQYPIFERWIIFFGILYILAVIFFPRGIVGTIYMKYQQWKVRKSQKTVAVKLVEKEE from the coding sequence ATGATGAAACAACCGACAATATTGTCTAAATCAAATTTAGTGTACGTTCTATTAGTCGTTTTAATGGTTGTACTGCCGCTCGTATCAGATTCGCGTACACTAACGATTTTATTGACGCAGTTTTGTATTTTCGCAATTTTAGCTATGAGCTATGATATTTTACTTGGTTATACAGGAATCATCTCTTTCGGGCACGCTATGTTTTTTGGGATGGGGGCATATACAACAGCCATTATGCTTAGTGATTTTGGACCATCAATTGGAATATTTATGGCATCGATTGCAGTTGGGGTTGTGCTATCTATGATTGTAAGTGTTGTGAGTGGCGCATTGACGTTACGATTGAAAAAGCATTTCTATGCGATGTTTACGATGGCAATTTCGGGTTTATTTTTAGTCTTCGCTGAAAAATGGCGTACTGTAACAAAGGGCAATGACGGTTTTACATTCCGTGCACCAGAAATTTTCCGGGAACGTTTGTATTTTTATTTCTTCGTGCTCGTTTGTCTTGTTGTTATTTTTATTTTATTAAAACGATTTGTGGCATCGCCATTCGGAAAAGTACTAGTTGCGGTTCGGGAAAATGAGCAACGTACACGTTCACTTGGTTTTAAAACACTCGGCTATAAAGTTATTGCCTCTGTTGTAGCTGGTGCAGTAGCAAGCGTAGCAGGTTCGCTTTATGCAGTTTCATTACGCTTTGTTAATACAAGTGTGATGACGATGGATATTACGCTCGATGCGCTGCTCATGACGATTATTGGAGGTGTCGGTACATTAATTGGACCAATTTTAGGTGCGGGTGTCATTGAATTTGCTCAGCATTATTTATCTGGTTTAGCGCGGCAATATCCAATTTTTGAACGGTGGATTATTTTCTTCGGGATTTTATATATTTTAGCGGTCATTTTCTTCCCACGTGGCATTGTAGGAACAATCTATATGAAATACCAGCAATGGAAAGTAAGGAAAAGCCAAAAAACAGTAGCTGTGAAGCTCGTTGAAAAAGAGGAGTGA
- a CDS encoding branched-chain amino acid ABC transporter permease yields the protein MELIISLVINGLATGMLIFLLAAGLTLIFGLMDVLNFAHGGLFVWGAYTGVFTYLWSGSFVVGIVAAILTGIVLGFVTEKLIITPVYGNHVQQILITLGFMLVLQEMIKVVFGPNGVPVKVPSYLAGSWQIGELTIIKYRIFIIVVGFLLFGIIQFILKRTKVGLVVRAGVMNKEMTQALGINIKRVFLLVFMCGAALAALGGMLMAPYSGVVYAEMGMEYAILGFIVVVIGGMGSFPGSLMAAILVGLAGSFMAYYVPFLSVAVNMILMAIVLIFRPQGLFSVAKG from the coding sequence ATGGAATTAATTATAAGCTTAGTTATTAATGGTTTGGCCACAGGGATGCTCATTTTCTTATTAGCAGCAGGCCTAACGCTAATCTTCGGTTTAATGGATGTATTAAACTTTGCGCACGGAGGCTTGTTTGTATGGGGGGCTTATACCGGCGTATTCACCTATTTGTGGAGTGGTAGCTTTGTTGTCGGAATTGTTGCAGCCATTTTAACGGGGATCGTGCTTGGATTTGTAACGGAAAAACTAATTATTACACCAGTTTACGGGAATCATGTGCAACAAATTTTAATTACGCTTGGCTTCATGCTCGTGCTTCAAGAAATGATTAAGGTCGTCTTTGGACCAAATGGGGTGCCAGTAAAAGTCCCTTCTTATTTAGCAGGAAGCTGGCAAATAGGCGAATTAACGATAATTAAGTACCGTATTTTCATTATCGTTGTCGGTTTCTTACTATTTGGCATTATTCAATTTATTTTAAAGCGAACAAAGGTTGGTCTAGTCGTTCGAGCAGGAGTTATGAATAAGGAAATGACGCAAGCACTTGGCATAAACATTAAACGCGTTTTTTTACTCGTCTTCATGTGTGGTGCAGCGCTTGCAGCATTAGGTGGCATGCTGATGGCACCATACTCGGGTGTTGTGTATGCCGAGATGGGAATGGAGTATGCAATTTTAGGATTTATCGTTGTTGTTATTGGGGGGATGGGTAGCTTCCCAGGCTCCTTAATGGCGGCCATTTTAGTTGGCTTAGCAGGTAGCTTTATGGCGTATTACGTGCCGTTTTTATCAGTAGCGGTCAACATGATTTTAATGGCGATTGTATTAATCTTCCGCCCACAAGGCTTATTCTCGGTAGCGAAAGGATGA
- a CDS encoding ABC transporter ATP-binding protein, producing the protein MTNILKLDQIETYISQYHILQGISFEAKAGEVSVLLGRNGAGKTTTLRTIMGLTPATRGTVTFDGQDITKQAPYEIANSGIGYVPEDQGIFAELTVEENMRVAIRKETDSVMQKQDYILELFPDLKKFWKKYGGNLSGGQKQMLAMARAFVNDSKLLLIDEPSKGLAPIVIEKVMEAITEMKKHTSILLVEQNFMMASKIGDTYTLIDDGRTVQSGEMNQLIEDEQLKRKYLGIG; encoded by the coding sequence ATGACTAATATTTTGAAGCTTGATCAGATCGAGACATATATTTCGCAATATCACATTTTGCAAGGCATTTCCTTTGAAGCAAAAGCAGGTGAGGTTTCCGTGCTGCTTGGACGGAACGGGGCAGGAAAAACAACAACACTTCGTACAATTATGGGACTGACTCCTGCGACAAGGGGCACTGTCACATTTGACGGGCAGGATATTACAAAGCAAGCCCCTTATGAAATTGCAAATAGTGGAATTGGCTATGTGCCAGAGGATCAAGGGATTTTTGCGGAGCTAACGGTTGAAGAAAATATGCGTGTTGCTATTCGTAAAGAAACAGACTCTGTCATGCAAAAGCAGGACTACATTTTAGAGCTATTTCCGGATTTAAAAAAGTTTTGGAAAAAGTACGGCGGTAATTTATCGGGAGGACAAAAGCAAATGCTTGCGATGGCTAGAGCCTTTGTAAATGATAGCAAGCTCTTACTAATCGATGAACCATCAAAGGGGTTAGCGCCAATTGTTATTGAGAAAGTAATGGAGGCCATTACCGAAATGAAAAAGCACACATCGATTTTGTTAGTGGAGCAAAATTTCATGATGGCAAGCAAAATTGGCGATACGTATACGCTCATTGATGATGGACGAACGGTGCAGTCAGGAGAGATGAATCAACTAATTGAAGATGAACAGCTGAAACGTAAATACTTAGGAATTGGATAA
- a CDS encoding ABC transporter ATP-binding protein, whose product MEPILKTENLSIKFGEHKAVDRVNFEMPAKHFKSIIGPNGAGKTTFFNLISGELNPTEGEVFLKGDSLKNKSSVDRTRLGIGRSFQITNVFPNLTVLENVRLAVQSKKKVRFDMLRHFLHYKELTNEAMDILEQVLLKEKMHQVANQLSHGEKRKLEIGMLLALDTEILLLDEPTAGMSLEEVPAILDVIRSIKARGDKTILLIEHKMDMIIDLSDSIMVLFNGALLADGTPQEIMKNETVQQAYLGGLAHD is encoded by the coding sequence ATGGAACCTATTTTAAAAACAGAAAACCTATCGATCAAATTCGGTGAGCATAAGGCTGTAGATCGTGTAAATTTTGAGATGCCTGCGAAGCACTTTAAATCGATTATCGGACCTAATGGTGCTGGCAAGACGACTTTTTTTAATTTAATAAGCGGAGAACTAAATCCAACAGAGGGAGAGGTGTTTTTAAAGGGGGACTCTTTAAAAAATAAATCTTCTGTAGATCGTACAAGGCTTGGTATTGGACGTTCATTTCAAATAACGAATGTATTTCCTAATTTAACTGTACTTGAAAATGTTCGCTTAGCTGTTCAATCAAAGAAGAAAGTGCGCTTTGATATGCTCAGACACTTCCTGCACTACAAGGAGTTAACGAATGAAGCAATGGACATTTTGGAGCAGGTACTATTAAAAGAAAAAATGCATCAAGTTGCGAATCAATTGTCTCATGGGGAAAAAAGAAAGCTTGAAATTGGCATGTTACTGGCCTTAGATACTGAAATTTTATTGTTGGATGAACCGACTGCGGGTATGTCTCTAGAAGAAGTGCCGGCCATTTTAGATGTGATTCGTTCTATTAAAGCGCGTGGAGACAAAACGATTTTACTTATTGAACACAAGATGGATATGATTATCGATTTATCAGATTCTATTATGGTGTTATTCAATGGTGCACTATTAGCAGATGGTACGCCACAGGAAATTATGAAAAATGAAACGGTACAGCAGGCGTATTTAGGAGGGCTCGCTCATGACTAA
- a CDS encoding substrate-binding domain-containing protein codes for MKKHLWLLFVVLSLFLLMACGDETDDNATTGKTSDAQSESANNDSVSGEPIKVGVLASLTGALESYGKQTKNGFELGLAYATDGTMEVAGRKIEVVWEDTETKPEVAVQKATKLLEDDAVDFLVGSSSSGDTLAVLPLAEEYEKIMIVEPAVADSITGSEFNPYIFRTARNSSQDAYAAAASIAGEGVKIATFAPDYSFGWDGVSAFKAAAEKLGADIVLEEYADPAATDFTSNLQKIIDAKPEFLFVVWAGANSPWNQIADLKLQEKGIKISTGAPDIIALQFMEPLIGMEGFSVYHHTLPNNKVNDWLVEEHKARFNGEVPDLFTPGGFSAAVAIVEALKKSEGDADGNTLIPLMEGMSFETPKGTMTFRKEDHQALQTMYAIKLEKVADFDYPVPVLIRELSPEETEPPIMNK; via the coding sequence ATGAAAAAGCATTTATGGTTGTTATTTGTTGTATTATCACTGTTCTTATTAATGGCATGTGGAGATGAAACGGACGACAATGCGACAACGGGCAAAACTTCTGACGCCCAAAGTGAAAGCGCTAACAATGACTCGGTATCAGGTGAGCCAATAAAGGTTGGGGTACTTGCTTCGCTTACAGGTGCACTAGAATCTTACGGAAAACAAACAAAGAATGGCTTTGAATTAGGCTTAGCGTATGCAACTGATGGCACGATGGAAGTGGCTGGCCGAAAAATTGAAGTTGTTTGGGAGGATACAGAAACAAAGCCGGAAGTAGCAGTCCAAAAGGCAACGAAGTTATTAGAGGATGACGCGGTTGACTTCCTAGTCGGTTCTTCAAGTTCAGGTGATACGTTAGCAGTTTTACCATTAGCTGAAGAATACGAAAAGATTATGATTGTTGAACCAGCTGTAGCGGATAGTATTACAGGCTCAGAGTTCAACCCATACATTTTCCGAACTGCTCGTAACTCTTCTCAAGATGCCTATGCAGCAGCGGCATCAATAGCAGGTGAAGGCGTAAAAATTGCTACATTTGCACCAGACTATTCATTTGGATGGGATGGCGTATCTGCGTTTAAGGCAGCAGCAGAGAAATTAGGTGCGGACATTGTTTTAGAGGAGTATGCAGATCCAGCAGCGACAGATTTCACATCGAATTTACAAAAAATAATTGATGCAAAACCTGAGTTTTTATTCGTTGTATGGGCAGGGGCAAACTCTCCATGGAACCAAATTGCGGACTTAAAACTACAAGAAAAAGGCATCAAAATTTCAACGGGTGCACCAGATATTATTGCACTACAATTTATGGAGCCGTTAATTGGTATGGAAGGATTCTCGGTTTACCATCACACATTACCGAACAATAAAGTGAATGATTGGTTAGTAGAGGAGCATAAGGCACGTTTCAATGGTGAAGTACCAGATTTATTCACACCGGGGGGCTTCTCTGCAGCGGTTGCCATTGTAGAGGCATTAAAAAAATCTGAAGGTGACGCAGATGGGAATACATTAATTCCTTTAATGGAAGGCATGTCATTTGAAACGCCTAAAGGTACGATGACTTTCCGTAAAGAAGACCATCAGGCGTTGCAAACGATGTATGCAATTAAGCTAGAAAAGGTAGCAGACTTTGACTATCCTGTGCCGGTGTTAATTCGTGAATTATCACCAGAGGAAACAGAGCCACCAATTATGAACAAGTAA
- a CDS encoding BTAD domain-containing putative transcriptional regulator, translating to MEQHIFVSKVIPPTPTNYYLRRANLMKKLSDWKQAKCTILQCSAGYGKTSLISQFIQDQNVTCAWYQITPDDDTIFPFFRHLIYSIQQQFPSFGQSLKGWDANLKFHNVEDLLQLSIQLVNEIQKIQQSFIIVLDDYHHVSHVFAINYVLNQLIQFLPRHVHIMVASRKMPEWNCLLSLRMSNQLIECLEAEFVFTEADVQFLFEVYFERKLVPEECDFVMQMTEGWAMAVLLLAYQSKYSEKPLDEIAQGSVANFFAYLSAEVFDKLHPQLQQNLLKLGIHQVISIDVLKDMYGAKWVASIQGNLDTLAFIIPLAGGTKFRFHALFQQFLQQRLSETSPHTFEQLHEEAASYYAKQQLGVLAVSHADQLHNKKTVVKLLLQFAPQFIEAGQFDYLLERLKDLPAADKIYSLLFYEGESQRYRAHYEKAKNAYFECYDKASEQRDVLFMMRSQFGLANIYIDTLQPVFAERHLQQAIELLKNTVVSEEEHQKITILYTENLINLGRAGEAQRFSEAQQISLNFNNVDARLQLRQGQLEQAKEILTSRVTKPFHWEEAHRTTDLLLVLIDVLMGENEQAFERIIEGEKEQLKDMPFTLALTKLRKGLALLNLEMNDRLLAKNCFDETLQLMEQIHVKRVKAECYMGLILYYEQNLTEAKRHAQLGLMETNKVHDYWMSALLLTAMTKVFAEAAQYEEAANYAKQALTYFERSEDLYGKMVSSFWLATCLQYLGEYEGAESYYDAYWEICQKRYPFFLYKRTLFGPKQRLQFFHLAKKFGKLDQIQNFLQLSNFPDVELSLQLFGPVQIYRAPQVVQDKEWKRMKAKELFIYLYTQRNHFVSKQQICDAIWQSDEEAMTRDFKVVYNAMLKTLEPTRNAREESHFIIRRQQLYKLDTSWIFSDVELFDNYAQRGLDEKTPTISNEWLKLAMSFAISPFCSDLDRDWIVMNRSYYDEQMLKVAERLAQNFVRLECFEEVIYWAGRILSLDAGHEEGYRLMMLANYYLGNRREALKMYDNCVKALEKHYQIAPMETTEQLYDLLLKM from the coding sequence ATGGAGCAACATATTTTTGTTTCGAAAGTAATTCCTCCGACACCGACAAATTACTATTTAAGAAGAGCAAATTTGATGAAGAAGCTTTCAGATTGGAAGCAAGCAAAATGTACAATATTGCAGTGTAGTGCAGGCTATGGGAAAACGTCTTTAATCAGTCAGTTTATCCAGGATCAAAATGTAACGTGCGCCTGGTATCAAATTACACCAGATGATGACACAATCTTCCCATTCTTTCGGCATTTAATTTATAGCATTCAGCAACAATTCCCTTCCTTTGGACAGAGTTTGAAGGGGTGGGATGCTAATTTAAAATTTCATAATGTAGAAGATTTATTACAGCTCTCAATACAGCTCGTAAACGAAATTCAAAAAATTCAGCAGTCATTTATAATTGTGCTCGATGATTATCATCATGTGTCTCACGTTTTTGCGATTAATTACGTCTTAAATCAACTTATACAATTTTTACCTCGGCACGTTCATATAATGGTAGCATCACGTAAAATGCCAGAATGGAATTGTTTACTTAGCCTACGCATGAGCAATCAGCTCATCGAATGCTTAGAAGCCGAATTTGTATTTACAGAAGCAGATGTACAGTTTTTGTTTGAAGTGTATTTTGAACGGAAGTTAGTTCCAGAGGAATGCGATTTTGTAATGCAAATGACGGAAGGCTGGGCGATGGCGGTTTTACTATTGGCGTACCAGTCGAAATATAGTGAGAAACCATTAGATGAAATTGCTCAAGGCTCTGTCGCAAATTTTTTTGCTTATTTATCAGCTGAGGTATTTGATAAATTGCATCCGCAATTGCAGCAAAATTTATTAAAGCTAGGAATTCATCAAGTGATTTCAATTGATGTACTAAAGGACATGTATGGAGCAAAGTGGGTAGCAAGCATTCAGGGAAACTTAGATACATTAGCATTTATTATTCCATTAGCGGGTGGAACAAAATTCCGTTTTCATGCGCTCTTTCAACAGTTTTTGCAACAACGATTAAGTGAAACTTCTCCACATACATTTGAACAGCTCCATGAAGAAGCCGCAAGTTATTATGCGAAGCAGCAGTTAGGAGTATTAGCAGTATCCCATGCAGACCAATTGCATAATAAAAAAACGGTCGTCAAATTGCTGTTGCAGTTTGCCCCGCAATTTATTGAAGCAGGTCAGTTTGACTATTTATTAGAGCGATTAAAGGATTTACCTGCGGCAGATAAAATTTATTCCTTATTGTTTTATGAAGGGGAAAGTCAACGTTATCGAGCTCACTATGAAAAGGCTAAAAATGCGTATTTTGAGTGTTATGACAAGGCGAGTGAACAAAGGGATGTACTGTTTATGATGCGTTCGCAGTTTGGACTGGCAAATATATATATTGATACACTACAGCCTGTCTTTGCAGAGCGGCATTTGCAGCAAGCAATTGAGTTGCTAAAAAATACTGTAGTCAGTGAGGAAGAACATCAAAAAATTACGATTTTGTATACCGAAAATTTGATAAATCTTGGGCGTGCTGGAGAGGCACAGCGTTTTAGTGAAGCACAGCAAATTTCTTTAAATTTTAATAATGTGGATGCAAGGCTTCAGCTACGGCAAGGCCAACTAGAACAAGCAAAGGAAATTTTAACTTCTCGGGTAACAAAGCCATTTCATTGGGAAGAGGCCCATCGTACGACAGATTTATTGCTCGTACTTATTGATGTGTTAATGGGTGAAAATGAACAGGCGTTCGAACGGATTATTGAAGGGGAAAAAGAGCAGCTAAAGGATATGCCATTTACACTTGCACTGACAAAATTAAGAAAAGGCTTGGCCTTATTGAACTTGGAAATGAATGATCGTTTGCTAGCGAAAAACTGCTTCGATGAGACATTACAATTAATGGAACAAATCCATGTGAAGCGTGTAAAAGCAGAATGTTATATGGGGCTCATTTTGTATTATGAACAAAATTTAACTGAAGCGAAAAGGCATGCACAGCTAGGATTAATGGAAACCAATAAAGTGCATGATTATTGGATGTCGGCCCTTTTATTAACAGCGATGACAAAAGTGTTTGCTGAAGCAGCACAATATGAAGAAGCGGCAAACTATGCAAAGCAAGCGCTTACGTATTTTGAACGCAGTGAAGACTTGTATGGGAAAATGGTCAGCTCATTTTGGCTCGCCACGTGCCTGCAATATTTAGGGGAGTACGAGGGCGCGGAAAGTTACTACGATGCGTATTGGGAAATTTGTCAAAAGAGATACCCATTTTTCTTATATAAGCGTACATTATTTGGACCGAAACAGCGGTTACAATTCTTTCATTTAGCAAAAAAATTTGGAAAACTGGATCAAATACAAAATTTCCTACAGCTTAGTAATTTTCCAGATGTAGAGCTTAGCTTACAATTATTCGGTCCTGTTCAAATTTACCGAGCACCGCAAGTTGTTCAAGACAAGGAATGGAAGCGCATGAAGGCAAAGGAATTATTCATCTATTTATATACGCAGCGTAACCATTTTGTTTCGAAACAGCAAATTTGTGATGCAATTTGGCAAAGTGATGAAGAAGCAATGACGCGGGATTTTAAAGTTGTTTATAATGCCATGCTAAAAACATTAGAGCCTACTCGCAATGCTCGAGAGGAAAGTCATTTTATTATTCGCCGTCAGCAACTCTATAAGCTGGATACATCTTGGATTTTTAGTGATGTTGAACTATTCGATAATTATGCACAAAGAGGACTCGATGAAAAGACACCAACAATATCGAATGAATGGTTAAAGCTTGCAATGAGCTTTGCGATCTCTCCATTTTGTTCGGATTTGGACCGGGATTGGATAGTGATGAATCGGAGTTATTACGATGAACAAATGCTGAAGGTAGCTGAGCGATTAGCGCAAAATTTTGTTAGGTTAGAATGTTTTGAAGAAGTCATTTATTGGGCGGGACGTATTTTATCGCTCGATGCTGGTCACGAAGAGGGTTATCGGTTAATGATGCTCGCGAATTATTATTTAGGGAACCGGCGAGAAGCATTGAAAATGTATGATAACTGTGTAAAAGCATTAGAGAAGCATTATCAAATCGCCCCGATGGAAACGACCGAGCAACTGTATGATTTATTGTTAAAAATGTAA
- a CDS encoding GNAT family N-acetyltransferase: MIATGFLGQEPYEVHLLTKAHIPQLERLQQDVLDGLTNKSILQPLDEGELSFILEGNGMMVGVFVKETLIAFRALLEPEIDEEHLGYDIGLTTDDQLKKVLYQEISNVHPDFRGFGLQRTMADIIMEQVDTSRFKVVCATVMPFNIASLKDKFSQGMHVAALKLKYGGKLRYVFAKYLDKTPQLWSEEALLSMADTEGQQKLLKDGYVGIAMQAKADGWLVKYVK, translated from the coding sequence ATGATTGCGACAGGATTTTTAGGACAAGAACCCTATGAAGTGCACCTTTTAACAAAAGCACATATTCCTCAATTGGAGAGATTACAGCAAGATGTACTCGATGGGCTGACAAATAAATCAATTTTACAGCCGCTTGATGAAGGAGAGCTGAGCTTTATTCTTGAAGGAAATGGCATGATGGTTGGCGTCTTTGTAAAGGAAACACTCATTGCGTTTCGTGCGTTATTAGAGCCAGAAATTGATGAAGAGCATTTAGGCTATGATATTGGTCTTACAACAGATGACCAGTTGAAAAAAGTACTCTATCAGGAAATTTCAAATGTCCATCCTGATTTTCGAGGGTTTGGCTTACAGCGTACGATGGCCGACATCATCATGGAGCAAGTTGATACATCAAGGTTTAAAGTTGTTTGTGCGACAGTCATGCCATTCAATATTGCCAGCCTGAAGGATAAATTTTCACAAGGGATGCATGTCGCTGCATTGAAGCTGAAGTATGGTGGGAAACTGCGCTATGTATTTGCGAAGTATTTGGATAAAACACCACAACTTTGGTCAGAAGAAGCCCTTCTTTCAATGGCCGATACAGAAGGACAGCAAAAGCTTTTAAAAGATGGCTATGTGGGCATTGCCATGCAAGCGAAAGCCGATGGTTGGCTCGTAAAATATGTAAAATAA
- a CDS encoding mandelate racemase/muconate lactonizing enzyme family protein gives MLQIKSIEIFNIELPLIEPFIVSYGTYPNMPSIIVKMTTECGLVGWGESVPDEHVTGETLEATYALLKNTLAPAMIGENPMNFEKIHAKMDALIYSAPAAKAAIDIACFDIVGKKLQVPAYQLTGGRYHEKFPITHVLSIGTPEKMAKEAVERVEMGYNSFKMKVGRDVASDVARIEAVRECVGQDIAIRVDVNQGWVNSSTTMQAVRELEQLNIDWLEQPVRADDIDGMVEIKSKTTIPVMIDEGLRGIREMREIIAKRAADKVNIKLMKCGGIYPAMKLAHMAEMAGIECQIGSMVESSVGSAAGFHVAFSNKIFTSVELTGPLKFSKDIGNLHYDVPFIQLTERAGLGVDVDEVILVELTREKCVVQ, from the coding sequence ATGTTACAAATTAAGTCTATTGAAATATTTAATATCGAATTACCATTAATTGAGCCATTTATCGTCAGCTACGGTACATATCCAAATATGCCTTCAATCATTGTGAAGATGACAACAGAATGTGGCTTAGTGGGTTGGGGTGAGTCTGTACCTGATGAGCACGTGACTGGTGAAACGTTAGAAGCAACCTATGCGTTATTAAAGAATACGTTAGCGCCAGCGATGATTGGGGAAAATCCAATGAATTTTGAAAAAATCCACGCAAAAATGGATGCGCTTATTTATAGTGCGCCAGCTGCTAAGGCAGCAATTGATATTGCATGCTTTGATATAGTTGGTAAAAAGCTACAAGTACCAGCGTATCAATTAACTGGTGGTCGCTATCACGAAAAATTCCCGATTACACATGTATTAAGCATTGGGACTCCAGAAAAAATGGCAAAGGAAGCAGTAGAGCGTGTAGAAATGGGCTATAACTCGTTCAAAATGAAGGTTGGTCGTGACGTAGCTAGTGATGTGGCTCGCATAGAAGCAGTACGTGAGTGCGTTGGACAAGACATTGCGATTCGTGTCGATGTCAATCAAGGCTGGGTGAATAGCTCAACGACTATGCAAGCAGTACGTGAGCTAGAGCAGTTAAATATTGATTGGTTAGAGCAGCCTGTTCGTGCTGATGATATTGATGGCATGGTAGAAATTAAATCTAAAACAACGATTCCTGTCATGATTGACGAAGGATTACGTGGTATACGTGAAATGCGTGAGATTATTGCAAAACGTGCTGCGGATAAAGTGAATATTAAATTGATGAAGTGTGGCGGTATATACCCTGCGATGAAACTTGCCCATATGGCAGAAATGGCGGGCATCGAGTGTCAAATTGGTTCAATGGTTGAATCATCTGTAGGTTCAGCAGCTGGTTTCCATGTAGCTTTTTCAAATAAAATCTTTACAAGCGTGGAGCTTACAGGCCCGTTAAAGTTCTCAAAAGATATCGGGAATCTTCATTATGATGTGCCGTTCATTCAATTAACTGAACGTGCTGGATTAGGTGTTGATGTCGATGAGGTCATTTTAGTCGAATTAACTCGTGAAAAATGTGTGGTGCAATAA
- a CDS encoding flavin reductase family protein, with amino-acid sequence MLKIDPKQLSERENYKFLIGSIIPRPIAFITTLSEEGVVNAAPFSFFNIVSSNPPMISVSIQRKQGQMKDTARNIMANNQFVVHIVDIDNVEKVNETAANLPPEQSEIDHVGFTLIESEKISVPGVKEAKVRIECELETALQLGGDGENPGCDLLIGKVVYYHIEESIYEEGRIDPQILGAVSRLAGNDYAVIGKQFTIERPL; translated from the coding sequence ATGCTGAAAATTGATCCAAAGCAATTATCCGAACGAGAAAATTATAAATTTTTAATTGGTTCGATTATTCCAAGACCAATCGCTTTTATTACAACACTATCAGAGGAAGGTGTTGTGAATGCAGCACCATTTAGTTTCTTTAATATTGTGTCTTCTAATCCGCCGATGATTTCAGTAAGTATTCAGCGTAAACAAGGACAAATGAAAGATACCGCACGTAATATTATGGCGAATAATCAATTTGTTGTACACATAGTCGACATAGACAATGTAGAAAAAGTGAATGAAACAGCTGCAAACTTACCGCCAGAGCAAAGCGAGATCGATCATGTGGGATTTACGTTAATTGAGAGTGAGAAAATTAGTGTACCTGGGGTAAAGGAAGCGAAGGTCCGTATTGAATGTGAACTTGAAACAGCCCTACAGCTAGGTGGCGATGGTGAAAATCCGGGCTGTGATTTATTAATCGGAAAAGTCGTCTATTATCATATAGAAGAAAGTATTTATGAAGAGGGACGAATTGATCCACAAATTTTAGGAGCAGTAAGTCGGTTAGCGGGTAATGACTATGCCGTAATCGGTAAGCAATTTACAATTGAGCGTCCTTTGTAA